Sequence from the Denticeps clupeoides unplaced genomic scaffold, fDenClu1.1, whole genome shotgun sequence genome:
ACAGCATATGCTGTTTACTTAACAAATTTGGACCAACTGTagtcccttgtgtgtgtgtgtgtgtgtgtgtgtgtgtgtctgttcttaAGGCTGAtgtgtctctttctttctctgcgtTTTCAGGAAAGCTGCCTTCATCTCACAAGTGAAAGAGGAAGGAAATTGGTGAATGTTTTCTTCattgcatacatacacacatacacacagctaaATTGCAATTAATCCGGACAGTTTTCTTGTCAGGTCTAGGACATTTGAGGACTTTGTCCATCAGGTCCTTACTGTAGATCCACGAAGGCGGCCTTCAGCTGAAGAGCTGCTTTTGGTAAGGAAACACAAGTCAGAATTGTAACTCTACTGACATATTTCCCCTTACATATACCCATATACCTTGATCTcgtattttataatataaataaaactaaaaccaGTACtaacactctgtgtgtgtttgtgtgtgtgtctgtgcgcagCATCCATTTGTTAATGGATCAAACCTAAAGCCACATCAGATGGCTCTCCGGCTGGAGTGCTATGAGGTAAGTCTGTTGGCCCCCCTCTATCTCACCCATTACCCAGTCCTTATCCCTGAGTCTTCGTGTTCAGAGGAGAATTTTGGTGAACTTTGAATACAGAATAAGTGATTTTAAACTCAGCGCCTATTATAGTGcatttgtgtattgtgtgttaaCTTAATCCCTGGCTGGTTACAGAAATACAAGATGTAGaagaggaagcagcagcagcaggcaggcCCTGCAGACGACCAGCAGCCAGGCCCTGCAGACGACCAGCAGGCAGGCCCTGCAGAAGAGTCTGAGGGGTCTGTGTCTGCTTCACAGATAGTATTGTCTTACTGCAAGGAAGAGCTGAGTCTTGAACCAGGTCCTGTAGAAGACCAGCAACCAGGCCCTGTAGATGTCCAGCAACCAGGCCCTGTAGAAGACCAGCAACCAGGCCCTGCAGAAGACCAGCATAAATACCCTGCAGAAGACCAGCAACCAGGCCCTGTAGAAGACCAGCATAAAGACCCTGCAGAAGACCAGCATAAAGGCCCTGCAGAAGCGCTTGAGCACCAACATCGCTGTCACAAGAAGCTAAAAAGAATCAGAATGTTCTTCAGGCGAGTTTTTAAGATCTTTTGCTGCTGCTCAAGACCTGAAGAATAGACATTGTCACGGATTCCGTCCCACCACCAGAACCACATCCATTGGGCCAGCAGCACCATTCTGTTCTTGGATAAGCGGGCCGAACACCTCCAACACCCACAGACACCCCTGACCCCCGTCCACAACATAGCAATGCTTTGCCTTGGCCACGGCCCttgacattttttcccctttcacaGCAGCAACATATTAAGGCTTCAAAGGAAAAACCAGTCTGAAGGCAGGTAAGTTCTGACAACATTTCATCTGATGATTATTTGCACCCAAAATTCATTCTCATACTGAACCATTCGCCTTTTAGAATTTCGTAAGCGTGTGCCATGGCACAAAAGCTGTTGCTTATTGATACTGATTGTGGCATTGACGATGCCCAAGCAATCATGATGGCCCTGGCAGAACCCACTGTGAAGGTTGTGGGGATAACCTGTTGCTTTGGGAACACCACTGTGGACTATGTTTGCCAGAACGTGGTTAaagttctgtctgtctgtgaacGTTCGGAGGTTGGTACGAATCACAAACtgttctgtgtctgtgctgttctCTGTGCACCCGGACTAACTCTGACTTTCTAACCTAGATTCAAGTGTTTCGAGGGGCCTGCTGTCCCCTGGTAGGTGGTAAAAATGACTTTACCGACCACTTTGGAACAGATGGCCTGGGAGATGTTCTGGAGGACAGAGACTCGGAGGTGTGGAAGGATAAAATCCAGAAAGAGCATGCTGCTCTCGCCATGATCAGACTAGCATCTGAAAACCAGGGAAAGGTGACTGCTAGATCTTTTAATATGGTGATTTGTGCCATTAATGCTATTTGTGCTCACTTGATTTTAATTTTCTAGTTTCAAGAGAGTCGGGTCTTTTGCTTTCCGTAGATTTCTCTGGTGGCGGTTGGTCCATTAACAAATCTGGCCATGGCAGTCAGGCTGGACCCCACTTTTCCTCGTAATTTGAAGGATCTTTACATTATGGGAGGAAATATGGAAGGTAAGAGCACAATGTGAAGTCACTTCCCTGTACAGACTTGAATGTGTGGCTTTGTTTTCAGGAAAAGGGAACATGACTCCATGTGCAGAATTTAACTTTGTAATGGATCCAGAATCGGCATATGTAGTCCTGGAGGAATACCTCTGTCCCACACACATAGCAACATGGGAATTTACCTGCAGAAATACACTGCCTTGGGTAAgatctgtatatatttttaaaatttgcGCTGTAATCAAGTGGTTAGAAATCCCATTGGATGCTTTTACGTGTGACAAGCATTAACCAACAATAGAGTTCTTTTAAAATCTATGTGAATGTATTCTACTCTTGTTTATATGACATCATAAGATGCATTAATGTTCCAGGACTTTTTTTAAGACATGGTGAACCAAGACACAGCCGCAGCTAAATTCATGAAGCTCATCACTTCAAAGTGCTGGGCCTTCTCTAAGACGTTTGGTGAGAATAACAGGGATGTGCACTTTGGACAAGGCTTTGTGCCCTATGATTCATTTGCAGTGGCTGCATGCATTGACCAAAGGACAGTGACCGACAGCATCCAGTGCCCTGTGCGCGTGGAGCTGCAGGGGAGCTTGGGACGTGGCATGCTGGCGCTGGACCCCACCAACATGCTGAAGAAAAGCCACAGTGCGTCAGTCATGAAGTCATGCGACCAAACAAAGTTCTGCAAGCTACTCATGGCATCCCTAAATCAGCCTTAAGTCAAATTCGTAACAATAAACTTCTCGTTGTTACATACAGTTGCCAGAGAAATGCACATTTTAGTTCCCTTGTGCATATTTTGCATAGCTTGTGAATTAGACATTGAAATTGTAAACTTTCAATGTCTAATTGAAATTCAAGTAGCATtgacaacaaataaaaaccaattagaaaaaaggtcaaataaatGTCTGTGTCAAATAAATGTCATTGAGGTGGATATAACTTTATTATTCAAAAACATACAGatgttcattttaaagtgaTGCAGCACTTATCCCATATGGCCATATCCATCTATAGCTGTGTAAAACCATAAAAGCGCAAAATGTTGACAAGGGCAGCAGAGTTTTCTGTATTATACTCGCTATATAGCTTTTACATACTTGAcagtaattaatttaaaagaatTTGTATGTCATTCACTTGGAAACCGGCTTAAAATAACTTAATGTAGGGGCAgttaaagggaaaaaacatgGCATTATATGGCATTGTTTGAAGCAAACAATGGCTCAGGTGCCAATTCTGTTGAAGTTGCTGGGTCAAGGGACAGGGGTCCACCGGCACTGGGAGGATTGGGAAGATGTCCAAATGCTCCAGGGGTTGTAGGTGCAGCTAGCATCAACGGGGGCTGGAGCAGGAGGAACCAGGCTGGTGGGAGGGTTTAAGGAGTGCAGGGATGAGTCTGCGCTGTTTGTCCAGATGGAGATGCTGAAAGGTTTGGTGACCCAGGGGTTGCAGCTGTGGCTCAGGATGGACTAGCGGAGGCAGAGAGAAGATCAGAGAAGCCCTGACCTTTATCGTGTATGAAGAGCACATTGTTCCTGATTGTAAATTCCAGTGCTAGTGTGGTTGCTGCTGTGACTCCATTCTTCACTATTAGATTCACTTTACATAGTATCATAATACTAGTTCCAGCTTGACTCGTTTTAATGTATTGATCATCAGTAAAAATAATAGTTGCTACATCAAAGTCATAGAATATTCAGCCTCTTAGCCACAGTTTGACAATCACTGCATGATACATGATTTTCAAAAGAGGTTCTTAAAACTAACAAATTCATGCAAACACATTTGTTCATCCAAGGATGGTGGATGGGCTCTGGGTTACCTGGGTGGCGGCTTTGGCAGAACCGGTGCTGGTGGGCCAGGGACCAGTCTGCTCGTTCTCCCA
This genomic interval carries:
- the LOC114774383 gene encoding mitogen-activated protein kinase kinase kinase kinase 5-like, yielding MAPEVFRPMKNGPYNQKCDIWSLGITAIEVATAKYPSGFMDHHRKAAFISQVKEEGNWSRTFEDFVHQVLTVDPRRRPSAEELLLHPFVNGSNLKPHQMALRLECYEKYKM
- the LOC114774379 gene encoding probable uridine nucleosidase 1, with amino-acid sequence MAQKLLLIDTDCGIDDAQAIMMALAEPTVKVVGITCCFGNTTVDYVCQNVVKVLSVCERSEIQVFRGACCPLVGGKNDFTDHFGTDGLGDVLEDRDSEVWKDKIQKEHAALAMIRLASENQGKISLVAVGPLTNLAMAVRLDPTFPRNLKDLYIMGGNMEGKGNMTPCAEFNFVMDPESAYVVLEEYLCPTHIATWEFTCRNTLPWDFF